In Halopseudomonas nanhaiensis, a single window of DNA contains:
- a CDS encoding RnfH family protein, which yields MVADHSIAVEVAYALPQKQKIISLVVPEGTSVLEAVRLSRIWEHFPEIDIDASAMGIFGKAVPKPGERTINAGERVEIYRPLIADPKEVRKQRAAAKARAGKDTAE from the coding sequence ATGGTGGCTGATCACTCAATCGCAGTGGAAGTAGCGTACGCGCTGCCACAGAAGCAGAAGATCATCAGTCTGGTGGTGCCTGAAGGTACCAGTGTTCTGGAGGCGGTGCGTCTTTCGAGGATATGGGAGCACTTTCCCGAGATTGATATCGATGCCAGCGCTATGGGCATATTCGGCAAGGCCGTACCCAAGCCTGGCGAGCGAACGATCAATGCCGGGGAGCGGGTGGAGATATATCGGCCACTAATCGCCGATCCGAAGGAAGTGCGCAAGCAACGTGCGGCAGCCAAGGCCAGAGCAGGAAAGGATACTGCCGAATGA
- a CDS encoding type II toxin-antitoxin system RatA family toxin yields MMTHIQRSALLPYTAEQMYDLVNRVEQYPEFLPWCSETQVLEESDAFMRARLTVAKAGLKQSFTTRNTLVAGRQINMRLEDGPFSDLQGTWDFQPLSAQACKIILDLQFEYSGPIIRATLGPLFNHAANTLVDAFSQRAKELYGG; encoded by the coding sequence ATCATGACGCATATCCAACGCTCGGCATTGCTGCCGTACACTGCAGAGCAGATGTATGACCTGGTCAACCGGGTCGAGCAGTACCCCGAGTTCCTTCCCTGGTGCTCGGAAACCCAGGTTCTTGAGGAAAGCGACGCGTTCATGCGCGCACGTCTCACGGTCGCAAAGGCAGGCTTGAAGCAATCATTTACAACGCGCAACACGCTCGTTGCCGGCCGTCAGATCAACATGCGACTGGAGGACGGCCCCTTCAGCGATCTGCAGGGCACCTGGGACTTCCAGCCACTCAGTGCCCAGGCGTGCAAGATCATTCTTGATCTGCAGTTCGAATATTCCGGTCCGATCATCCGCGCGACGCTCGGGCCGCTGTTCAATCATGCCGCCAACACACTGGTGGATGCGTTCTCGCAGCGCGCCAAGGAGCTGTATGGTGGCTGA
- a CDS encoding sodium-dependent transporter, whose product MADQKQSIHGVWASRWVFILAATGSAVGLGNIWKFPYMAGVYGGGAFVAVYLLCIALVGAPIMLAETVLGRRGRQSPINSLRSLAYTAKASPRWAWAAVMGMIAALLILSFYSVVAGWALDYIIGMGQGSFTGISGEGAATRFATLTDDPWRLAGWHSLFMLVTAIIIARGVVAGLEKALRIMMPMLFVLLVALFGYSLSTGHFMEGVRFLFHFDLAEVPAGILAAMGHAFFTLSVGVGSIMVFGAYMPRESSIAGTVMTVALLDTLVALTAGLALFPVVFAAGLEPSAGPGLMFVTLPIAFGNIAMGQVFGLLFFMLVAVAAWSSAISMLEPAVAYGVERSGRSRVAVTAAIAILCWLVGMGTVLSFNVLAEARFMVADESGWRLFAWTDAGGKTFFESIDYLTSRILLPLGGLAFCLFAGWVLSRDALREELSLQHPQLFPVLLCLLRYVAPAGVAIVFVTELFK is encoded by the coding sequence ATGGCAGATCAGAAACAGTCGATTCACGGAGTCTGGGCGAGTCGCTGGGTATTCATCCTGGCGGCGACGGGGTCCGCGGTCGGTCTGGGAAATATCTGGAAATTTCCCTACATGGCCGGGGTGTATGGCGGCGGCGCGTTCGTGGCGGTGTATCTGCTGTGCATCGCGCTGGTCGGCGCACCAATCATGCTCGCCGAGACCGTGCTGGGCCGCCGTGGGCGGCAGAGCCCGATCAATTCGCTTCGCAGCCTCGCGTATACGGCGAAGGCCTCGCCTCGCTGGGCCTGGGCTGCTGTCATGGGCATGATCGCGGCATTACTGATTCTCTCGTTCTATAGCGTGGTAGCGGGCTGGGCCCTGGACTACATAATAGGCATGGGTCAGGGCAGCTTCACCGGCATCAGCGGCGAAGGGGCGGCGACCCGTTTTGCGACGCTGACAGACGACCCCTGGCGGCTCGCCGGCTGGCACAGCCTGTTCATGCTGGTCACAGCGATTATCATTGCTCGCGGCGTGGTGGCGGGGCTGGAGAAGGCACTGCGTATCATGATGCCGATGCTCTTCGTGCTGCTGGTCGCGCTGTTCGGATACAGCCTGTCGACCGGTCACTTCATGGAGGGGGTACGGTTTCTGTTCCACTTCGATCTTGCCGAGGTGCCTGCGGGAATTCTTGCCGCAATGGGGCATGCGTTCTTCACGCTGAGCGTCGGGGTCGGGTCGATCATGGTATTCGGCGCTTACATGCCGCGCGAGTCATCCATTGCCGGTACGGTGATGACGGTCGCTCTGCTGGATACGCTGGTAGCGCTAACCGCTGGCCTCGCGCTGTTTCCTGTCGTGTTCGCCGCCGGGCTGGAGCCGAGTGCCGGCCCTGGGCTCATGTTCGTGACGCTGCCTATCGCGTTCGGCAATATCGCCATGGGGCAGGTTTTCGGATTGCTGTTCTTCATGCTGGTAGCCGTTGCCGCCTGGAGTTCCGCCATCTCGATGCTTGAACCGGCCGTGGCCTACGGAGTAGAACGCTCTGGTCGATCCCGTGTAGCCGTTACCGCGGCAATAGCTATCCTGTGCTGGCTGGTGGGGATGGGGACGGTGTTATCGTTCAACGTTCTGGCAGAAGCCCGTTTCATGGTTGCTGACGAGTCTGGCTGGCGGCTTTTCGCCTGGACTGATGCCGGTGGAAAAACCTTCTTCGAAAGCATCGACTACCTGACCAGCCGAATTCTGCTCCCGCTGGGTGGATTGGCTTTCTGTCTGTTTGCGGGCTGGGTGCTGAGCCGCGATGCGTTGCGTGAAGAGCTTTCATTGCAGCATCCGCAGCTGTTTCCGGTGCTACTCTGCCTGCTACGCTACGTGGCGCCCGCAGGTGTCGCCATTGTTTTCGTAACCGAACTGTTCAAGTGA
- the smpB gene encoding SsrA-binding protein SmpB, translating into MSKPKNQQANSGTIALNKKAKHEYFIETRFEAGIALTGWEVKSLREGKAQLTDSYILLKNGEAFLLGGHITPLKTASTHVIADPTRTRKLLLKARELEKLIAAVEQKGFSCVPLALYWKNHLVKCEIALVRGKKDFDKRDTEKNRDWDREKQRIVREANR; encoded by the coding sequence ATGAGCAAACCAAAGAATCAGCAGGCCAACAGCGGCACGATCGCGCTGAACAAGAAGGCCAAACACGAGTATTTCATCGAAACTCGCTTTGAAGCGGGAATCGCCCTGACCGGCTGGGAAGTAAAGAGCCTGCGCGAGGGGAAAGCCCAGCTGACAGACAGCTACATTCTCCTCAAGAACGGCGAGGCGTTCCTTCTGGGCGGCCATATTACGCCGCTGAAAACGGCCAGCACCCATGTGATTGCCGACCCGACGCGCACGCGTAAACTGTTGCTCAAGGCGCGAGAACTGGAAAAGCTGATTGCCGCAGTTGAACAAAAGGGTTTCAGCTGCGTGCCACTCGCGCTGTACTGGAAGAATCACCTGGTCAAATGCGAGATAGCACTGGTACGCGGCAAGAAGGATTTCGACAAGCGAGATACGGAAAAGAACCGCGACTGGGACAGGGAAAAGCAGCGCATCGTTCGCGAAGCCAACCGCTGA
- a CDS encoding integrase domain-containing protein — protein sequence MSGKAIRLTEAKVKNAVPAKTDYVLGDGDGLQMRVRSNGSKLWNFNYYHPVTKKRLNMGLGTYPEITLSQARKLTIDARQLISQGTDPKEQRDNTRQQQKAASEHTLRKVAEAWFDLKKTDVTPAYAEDIWRSLTLHVFPDLGDTQVSSITAPKVIELLRPIEAKGSLETVKRLSQRLNEIMTYAVNSGLVLANPLSGIRAVFKKPKKQNMASLSPDELPELMIAISNASIKRTTRALIEWQLHTMTRPVEAATTRWADIDFEKQIWTIPAERMKKRRPHIVPLTDHGLAILEAVKPYSGHREFVFPADRNPRTHCNSQTANMALKRMGFAGRLVSHGMRSIASTVLNEHGFDPELIEVALAHVDKNEVRSAYNRADYIERRRPMMEWWSKHIDQAATGSLSVASVNPENARKVVPIR from the coding sequence ATGTCAGGCAAAGCCATACGTCTCACCGAAGCCAAGGTGAAGAATGCCGTCCCCGCAAAGACGGATTACGTCTTAGGTGATGGCGACGGCCTTCAAATGCGAGTGAGAAGCAATGGCTCTAAGCTCTGGAATTTCAACTACTACCACCCGGTGACCAAAAAGCGTCTCAACATGGGACTTGGAACCTATCCCGAAATCACACTCTCACAGGCTCGCAAGCTCACCATCGATGCAAGACAGCTGATTTCTCAGGGAACCGATCCTAAGGAACAGCGAGATAACACCCGCCAGCAGCAAAAAGCTGCCAGCGAGCACACCTTGAGAAAAGTTGCCGAAGCCTGGTTTGATCTGAAGAAAACAGACGTCACACCAGCCTATGCCGAAGACATTTGGCGGTCACTGACGCTGCATGTCTTCCCGGATCTTGGAGATACCCAGGTATCTAGCATTACAGCGCCGAAAGTCATCGAGCTTCTTCGCCCCATTGAAGCTAAAGGCAGTTTGGAAACAGTGAAGCGCCTTTCTCAGCGGCTGAACGAAATCATGACCTATGCAGTCAATTCAGGCCTTGTACTCGCCAATCCACTCAGCGGCATAAGAGCCGTCTTCAAAAAGCCTAAGAAACAGAACATGGCATCCTTAAGTCCTGACGAGCTTCCTGAGCTTATGATCGCCATCTCCAATGCCAGCATCAAACGTACTACCCGCGCCTTGATCGAATGGCAACTACACACAATGACCAGACCCGTTGAAGCAGCCACAACGCGATGGGCCGATATCGACTTCGAAAAGCAAATCTGGACCATCCCTGCTGAACGAATGAAAAAGCGCCGCCCACATATAGTGCCATTGACTGATCATGGATTGGCAATCCTTGAAGCTGTTAAGCCTTATAGTGGACACAGGGAGTTCGTTTTCCCTGCGGATCGAAATCCGCGTACCCATTGCAACAGCCAGACCGCTAACATGGCCCTTAAGCGCATGGGCTTTGCTGGCCGACTGGTCAGTCACGGCATGCGCTCTATTGCTAGCACCGTTCTCAATGAGCATGGATTTGACCCTGAACTGATTGAAGTAGCCCTGGCGCACGTAGACAAAAACGAAGTCAGAAGCGCCTACAACCGTGCTGACTACATTGAACGTCGCCGGCCAATGATGGAGTGGTGGAGCAAGCATATTGATCAGGCCGCCACTGGAAGCCTTTCTGTCGCATCTGTTAACCCAGAAAATGCGAGAAAGGTTGTACCCATTCGATAA
- a CDS encoding TetR/AcrR family transcriptional regulator, protein MGKSQRHGRLPLTNPSIATPFRLRLRLHYKAARVGGVMRIHREGTLIIEIRKAEKADVPAILDLVRGKAEFDGCLNSLQSTEADIEEAFFSEQPKAFALLAMKSGEAVGIATFRTVVAEAKASHGSVAYYFGTREELIREAMVLVANRNIEALAGVLEQFESVPGDPQSLAEIIARHSTQQMIEDRSMGITIIELHLAAARYPELRPVLRDWGRAYARIIHRILANLGSSDPNADAALLTNTINGHVIGQLALQRKDFESTVLRPAILRLLTAIAGST, encoded by the coding sequence TTGGGCAAGAGCCAACGTCACGGGCGTCTGCCACTAACCAATCCAAGCATAGCGACACCATTTCGGTTGCGGCTTCGCCTTCACTACAAAGCTGCGCGTGTTGGCGGCGTTATGCGCATCCATAGAGAGGGTACTCTTATTATTGAAATCAGGAAGGCAGAAAAAGCGGACGTTCCTGCGATACTCGACCTTGTTCGAGGAAAAGCGGAATTCGATGGGTGTTTGAATTCGCTTCAATCTACGGAAGCTGACATTGAGGAAGCTTTCTTCTCCGAACAACCCAAGGCGTTTGCGCTCTTGGCCATGAAGTCAGGCGAGGCCGTGGGTATCGCGACGTTCAGAACAGTAGTTGCCGAAGCCAAGGCTAGTCATGGTTCGGTTGCGTACTACTTCGGTACGCGCGAAGAGTTGATCCGGGAAGCGATGGTGTTGGTCGCGAACCGTAATATCGAAGCGCTGGCCGGTGTGCTCGAACAATTCGAATCTGTTCCAGGCGATCCGCAATCGCTTGCCGAGATCATTGCACGCCACTCCACCCAGCAGATGATCGAAGATCGCAGTATGGGGATCACTATCATCGAATTACACCTAGCCGCCGCTCGCTACCCGGAACTACGGCCGGTTCTGCGCGACTGGGGGAGGGCCTACGCGCGGATTATTCACCGCATCCTGGCCAATCTCGGATCCTCCGACCCCAATGCCGACGCGGCCCTACTCACCAATACAATCAATGGCCATGTTATCGGTCAATTAGCGCTACAACGAAAGGATTTCGAGTCCACGGTTCTGCGTCCGGCAATACTCAGGTTGCTGACAGCGATCGCCGGCTCCACTTGA
- a CDS encoding YqhA family protein, giving the protein MIEKVFRSSRFMVWVAVVICAVSSLLLYGASVNITWNTALDVVRDIPVSADDGKSLAVRLLKLLDLLLIAITFQIMAVSLYRLFIRPVSDDDRESQNPLGIKSFHDLKITVSQVAAVILVVLFLEQAVEIGATIATLYFGAAIGIIILASVFAWKNMKD; this is encoded by the coding sequence ATGATCGAGAAAGTTTTCAGAAGTAGTCGGTTTATGGTGTGGGTGGCAGTCGTTATCTGTGCGGTGTCATCTTTGCTCTTGTATGGTGCCTCGGTTAACATAACCTGGAATACCGCACTGGATGTAGTACGTGATATACCTGTCTCTGCTGACGACGGCAAGAGCCTCGCGGTTCGCCTCCTGAAGCTGTTGGATCTCCTGCTGATCGCTATTACTTTTCAGATCATGGCGGTTAGCCTGTATCGTCTGTTCATCCGTCCGGTGTCTGATGATGACAGAGAATCCCAAAACCCTCTGGGCATTAAGAGCTTCCATGATTTGAAGATAACAGTAAGCCAAGTGGCTGCTGTGATACTGGTGGTTCTGTTCCTTGAGCAGGCGGTAGAGATTGGCGCTACGATCGCTACGTTATACTTTGGTGCTGCCATCGGTATCATTATTTTGGCCTCGGTATTCGCGTGGAAGAATATGAAAGACTGA
- a CDS encoding HupE/UreJ family protein: MHSFPGSDSGRFPVGSNRPLLLFLLFTALMFIGMPDAFAHAVAEGDKGYIQEITGVNLIAFMYLGAKHMVTGYDHLLFLLGVIFFLYRMQHIAIYVSLFAVGHSLTMLLGVYFNIGINSYIIDAIIGLSVVYKALDNLGAYQRWFGFQPNTKAATLIFGLFHGFGLSSKIIEYDISPDGLVPNLFAFNVGVEMGQLIALAMILIAMNFWRKTDGFFRHAYTANVAMMGAGFLLIGYQLTGYFIA, from the coding sequence ATGCATTCTTTTCCAGGAAGCGATTCGGGCAGATTCCCTGTAGGCTCGAATCGCCCGCTATTACTGTTTTTACTGTTCACCGCGCTGATGTTTATAGGTATGCCTGACGCATTTGCCCACGCTGTCGCCGAAGGCGACAAGGGCTACATTCAGGAAATCACTGGCGTGAACCTCATAGCCTTCATGTACCTCGGGGCCAAGCACATGGTCACCGGCTATGATCATCTGCTGTTTCTGCTGGGGGTGATTTTCTTCCTCTACCGCATGCAGCATATCGCTATTTATGTAAGCCTGTTTGCTGTTGGACACTCGCTCACCATGCTGCTGGGCGTGTACTTCAATATCGGTATCAACAGCTACATCATTGACGCGATCATCGGCCTTTCTGTGGTGTACAAGGCGCTGGATAACCTGGGCGCTTACCAACGCTGGTTTGGCTTTCAACCCAACACCAAAGCCGCCACCTTGATCTTTGGTTTGTTTCACGGCTTTGGCCTGTCGTCGAAGATTATCGAATACGACATCTCACCGGATGGGCTGGTCCCAAACCTGTTTGCGTTCAACGTCGGCGTGGAAATGGGCCAGCTAATTGCTTTGGCCATGATCCTGATTGCAATGAACTTCTGGCGTAAGACTGACGGCTTCTTCCGTCATGCCTACACCGCCAACGTAGCCATGATGGGCGCGGGATTTCTGCTTATTGGCTATCAGCTCACTGGCTACTTTATTGCTTGA
- a CDS encoding metal-sensing transcriptional repressor yields the protein MSENAEGHQHSSHGDIVKRLKRAEGHLRSIITMIESSRPCVDIAQQLHAVEKAVCQAKRTLIQDHIDHCLEHTVEALSGGERAPLEDFKQITKYL from the coding sequence ATGAGCGAAAACGCAGAGGGGCACCAGCACTCAAGCCATGGCGATATCGTCAAAAGATTGAAGCGGGCAGAGGGTCACCTACGTAGCATCATCACCATGATTGAAAGCAGCCGCCCCTGTGTCGATATTGCACAACAGTTGCACGCGGTAGAAAAGGCAGTCTGCCAAGCCAAGCGAACACTTATTCAGGACCATATTGACCACTGTCTGGAGCACACGGTAGAGGCGCTTTCCGGGGGTGAACGTGCACCACTGGAAGATTTCAAGCAAATCACCAAATACCTCTAA
- a CDS encoding nickel/cobalt efflux transporter yields the protein MSSFAELLQQGASQAWLYFPTAILLGALHGLEPGHSKTMMAAFIVAIRGTVKQAVLLGFAATLSHTAVVWLVAMFGMYLGQNLDADTTEPYFQLASAAIIILIALWMLGRTWQGEQTWQLEAASAHQHHHEHEHAHNHDHDHVKAGGLELSLEGYQDAHERAHAQDIRTRFSNGNVSTGQIILFGLTGGLIPCPAAITVLLLCLQVKEVTLGAVLVLCFSIGLAITLVTVGAAAAIGARQASNRWPWLSTVARRAPYFSSVLIIGVGIYIGIHGWTGLNA from the coding sequence ATGTCGAGTTTCGCCGAACTACTGCAGCAGGGGGCCTCCCAGGCGTGGTTGTATTTTCCCACCGCCATTTTATTAGGCGCTCTGCACGGCCTGGAGCCTGGACACTCCAAAACCATGATGGCGGCGTTTATCGTGGCGATTCGCGGCACAGTAAAACAGGCCGTTCTGCTTGGTTTCGCAGCGACGCTTTCTCACACGGCGGTGGTCTGGTTAGTGGCCATGTTTGGCATGTATCTGGGGCAGAATCTCGACGCTGACACTACCGAGCCCTACTTCCAGCTTGCCAGCGCCGCCATCATTATTCTCATCGCCCTGTGGATGCTGGGGCGCACCTGGCAGGGCGAGCAAACATGGCAGCTCGAGGCGGCTAGTGCACATCAGCATCACCATGAACATGAACATGCCCATAACCATGATCATGATCATGTCAAAGCTGGAGGGCTTGAGCTGTCGCTGGAAGGTTATCAGGATGCCCACGAACGAGCGCATGCCCAGGATATTCGCACGCGTTTCAGCAATGGCAATGTCAGCACCGGCCAGATCATTCTGTTCGGGCTGACTGGGGGTTTGATCCCCTGTCCGGCGGCGATTACTGTGTTGCTGCTCTGTCTGCAGGTGAAGGAAGTCACGCTGGGAGCGGTACTGGTGTTGTGCTTCAGTATTGGTTTGGCAATCACGCTGGTCACCGTCGGCGCCGCTGCCGCCATCGGCGCACGGCAGGCATCCAATCGTTGGCCTTGGCTCAGCACGGTGGCACGCCGCGCCCCTTATTTTTCCAGCGTACTGATTATCGGGGTGGGTATATATATCGGCATTCACGGCTGGACCGGGCTCAATGCCTGA
- a CDS encoding YqaA family protein, giving the protein MPDAWLELSGYLGLFLAAFGAATLLPMQSEAVLVGLLLTDRYAAWALLTVATTGNVLGSAVNWLLGRSIERYRQKRWFPVSERKLEKAQQAYHRFGRWSLLLSWVPIIGDPLTVVAGVMREPFWSFLLIVTLAKTARYLLLAAVTLGWFI; this is encoded by the coding sequence ATGCCTGACGCGTGGCTGGAGCTTTCCGGCTATCTTGGACTTTTCCTTGCGGCATTCGGTGCCGCCACGCTACTGCCGATGCAGTCAGAAGCGGTGCTGGTCGGGCTGTTGCTGACAGACCGTTACGCTGCCTGGGCATTATTGACGGTCGCAACCACTGGCAATGTGCTTGGCTCCGCCGTCAACTGGTTGCTGGGCCGCTCTATAGAGCGCTATCGACAAAAACGCTGGTTTCCAGTCAGCGAGCGCAAACTGGAAAAAGCCCAGCAGGCTTACCATCGTTTTGGCCGCTGGTCGTTACTGCTCAGTTGGGTGCCAATTATTGGCGACCCACTGACCGTGGTCGCCGGCGTTATGCGCGAACCTTTCTGGAGCTTTCTGTTGATCGTCACACTGGCCAAGACTGCCCGCTACCTGCTGCTGGCAGCCGTCACGCTAGGATGGTTTATTTGA
- the chrA gene encoding chromate efflux transporter — translation MPPNIESSHQVPFREAVRVWLRIALLSFGGPAGQIAVMHRILVEEKKWIGERRFLHALNYCMMLPGPEAQQLAIYIGWLMHRTKGGLVAGSLFVLPGFIAILALSYLYAVLGNVGAVEGLFFGLKAAVLAVVLNAVVRIGKRALKNWIMLGIASAAFVAIFLFKVGFPLIILTAALLGYWGGKRGMTAFEVSGGHGSADESVLSDRDSILGEGLPAHANPNRQWSLRMSATLLLLWLTPVVLLLAMFGSENVFSQIALFFSKMAVVTFGGAYAVLGYITQEAVQNYGWLAPGEMLDGLGMAETTPGPLIQVVQFVGFMGAYREATGLDPLVAATLAALLTTWVTFVPCFLWIFLGAPYVERLRDNRALSSALSAITAAVVGVILNLAIWFGFHVIFAEVGEWRFMGARVLTPNLESLDVLSLLLAVGAMVAIFHFKVGMIKVLAGCAILGVLASLVVF, via the coding sequence ATGCCCCCAAACATTGAATCGTCCCATCAGGTACCGTTTCGTGAGGCCGTCAGGGTCTGGTTACGAATTGCATTATTGAGCTTCGGCGGCCCAGCCGGTCAAATAGCAGTGATGCACCGCATCCTTGTCGAAGAAAAAAAATGGATTGGCGAGCGCCGTTTTCTCCACGCGCTCAACTACTGCATGATGCTACCGGGGCCAGAAGCGCAGCAGTTGGCTATTTATATCGGCTGGCTAATGCATCGCACCAAAGGTGGCTTGGTCGCGGGCAGTCTCTTCGTGCTACCGGGTTTTATCGCCATTCTAGCACTGAGCTATCTGTATGCAGTCCTGGGCAATGTTGGAGCTGTTGAAGGGCTCTTCTTTGGCTTGAAAGCGGCGGTACTGGCAGTGGTGCTTAACGCAGTTGTACGTATAGGCAAGCGAGCTCTGAAGAATTGGATAATGCTTGGCATCGCCTCTGCGGCTTTTGTCGCCATCTTCCTTTTTAAGGTGGGGTTTCCACTCATTATTTTAACCGCAGCTCTTCTAGGTTATTGGGGCGGGAAGCGCGGCATGACTGCCTTTGAAGTGAGCGGTGGCCATGGAAGTGCTGACGAGTCAGTTCTTAGCGACCGAGACTCCATACTCGGGGAAGGACTCCCTGCACATGCAAACCCCAATCGCCAGTGGTCGCTACGCATGTCAGCCACCCTACTGCTGTTGTGGTTAACGCCGGTCGTGCTCCTGTTGGCAATGTTTGGTAGCGAGAATGTATTCAGCCAGATTGCTCTCTTTTTCAGCAAGATGGCGGTGGTGACCTTTGGGGGTGCATACGCGGTGTTGGGATACATAACCCAAGAGGCGGTGCAAAATTATGGATGGTTGGCACCGGGCGAAATGCTCGATGGCCTCGGCATGGCGGAGACGACCCCGGGCCCGTTAATTCAAGTGGTGCAGTTTGTCGGGTTCATGGGTGCTTATCGCGAGGCCACAGGCCTTGATCCCTTGGTAGCAGCGACGCTGGCTGCGCTGCTGACGACCTGGGTTACTTTCGTTCCTTGTTTCCTTTGGATATTTTTAGGGGCTCCGTATGTGGAGCGTCTACGCGATAATCGCGCACTGAGCTCCGCGCTGTCAGCCATTACCGCTGCGGTAGTCGGGGTTATCCTGAACTTAGCAATCTGGTTTGGGTTTCACGTTATTTTCGCTGAAGTAGGCGAATGGCGCTTTATGGGAGCGCGTGTGTTAACGCCAAACCTAGAATCCCTGGATGTACTGTCGTTGCTACTGGCTGTAGGCGCCATGGTCGCGATTTTTCATTTCAAAGTCGGCATGATCAAAGTGCTGGCAGGGTGTGCGATTCTTGGTGTTTTAGCTTCTCTTGTGGTTTTTTAG
- a CDS encoding chromate resistance protein ChrB domain-containing protein: MADHMQHWLILIMRLSGRAGTPRMRIWRALRSLGVAVLRDGVYLLPASSSRREALEQQASEIKMLGGDALLIELEESAIDGIDDLPSLFDRAADFQALRTAVVDWQQACPQLEEREAQRQLTQLQRRLQSIMEIDFFPRAESEHAVTAMADAENVFNRCFVPDEPQPNQAEIPLLDRSAFIGRCWATRRRPWVDRLASAWLIQRFIDPEARFVWLEHPNQCPPDALGYDFDGANFTHVDDKVTFEVLLRSFSLETQLGLSKIGELVHYLDVGGPPVPEAVGLKLMLLGAKERCDDDDDALLQHTNMLFDDLYQAYLTGDPYRE, translated from the coding sequence ATGGCTGATCACATGCAACACTGGTTAATATTGATCATGCGCCTCAGCGGGCGGGCGGGAACGCCTCGCATGAGGATTTGGCGCGCTCTTCGTAGCTTAGGTGTGGCGGTACTCAGAGATGGCGTTTACTTGCTGCCTGCCAGCTCCTCCCGCAGAGAGGCCCTGGAGCAGCAGGCCAGCGAAATCAAGATGCTGGGAGGTGACGCGCTGCTGATTGAGTTAGAGGAGTCAGCCATAGATGGCATTGATGATTTGCCTTCGCTCTTTGATCGAGCGGCAGATTTTCAAGCCTTAAGAACAGCGGTGGTTGACTGGCAGCAGGCATGCCCTCAGTTGGAGGAGCGAGAAGCACAGCGTCAATTGACCCAGCTACAGAGACGTTTGCAAAGCATTATGGAGATCGATTTCTTTCCACGCGCAGAAAGTGAGCACGCCGTCACAGCCATGGCAGATGCGGAGAACGTCTTTAATCGTTGCTTTGTGCCTGACGAGCCGCAGCCGAACCAGGCCGAGATCCCACTGCTTGATCGCTCTGCATTTATCGGAAGATGCTGGGCCACGCGGCGCCGCCCCTGGGTGGATCGGCTAGCATCGGCTTGGTTGATCCAGCGCTTTATTGATCCCGAGGCTCGCTTCGTGTGGCTGGAACACCCAAACCAGTGCCCGCCAGATGCGCTAGGGTATGATTTTGATGGAGCCAACTTCACCCATGTTGATGACAAGGTCACCTTTGAAGTGCTGCTGAGGAGTTTCAGTCTTGAGACTCAACTGGGTTTAAGCAAGATTGGGGAGCTAGTTCACTACCTGGATGTGGGAGGCCCCCCCGTTCCAGAGGCAGTAGGGTTAAAACTCATGCTGCTCGGGGCCAAGGAACGTTGTGATGATGATGATGATGCGCTCCTGCAACATACCAACATGCTGTTTGACGACCTTTATCAGGCGTATTTGACAGGAGACCCGTACCGGGAATGA